A region from the Streptomyces sp. 3214.6 genome encodes:
- the metK gene encoding methionine adenosyltransferase, with product MSRRLFTSESVTEGHPDKIADQISDTILDALLREDPTSRVAVETLITTGLVHVAGEVTTKAYAPIPQLVRDKILEIGYDSSKKGFDGASCGVSVSIGAQSPDIAQGVDTAYESRVEGDDDELDKQGAGDQGLMFGYASDETPTLMPLPIFLAHRLSKRLSDVRKNGTIPYLRPDGKTQVTIEYDGDKAVRLDTVVVSSQHASDIDLDSLLAPDIREFVVEPELKALLDDGIKLDTENYRLLVNPTGRFEIGGPMGDAGLTGRKIIIDTYGGFARHGGGAFSGKDPSKVDRSAAYAMRWVAKNVVAAGLAARCEVQVAYAIGKAEPVGLFVETFGTAKVDVEKIEKAIDEVFDLRPAAIIRDLDLLRPIYAQTAAYGHFGRELPDFTWERTDRVEALRKAAGL from the coding sequence GTGTCCCGTCGCCTGTTCACTTCGGAGTCTGTGACCGAGGGTCACCCCGACAAGATCGCTGACCAGATCAGCGACACCATTCTCGACGCCCTGCTGCGCGAGGACCCGACCTCCCGGGTCGCGGTCGAGACCCTGATCACGACCGGCCTGGTGCATGTGGCCGGCGAGGTCACCACGAAGGCCTACGCGCCGATCCCCCAGCTCGTGCGCGACAAGATCCTCGAGATCGGCTACGACTCCTCCAAGAAGGGCTTCGACGGCGCCTCCTGCGGCGTGTCGGTGTCCATCGGCGCGCAGTCCCCGGACATCGCCCAGGGTGTGGACACGGCGTACGAGTCCCGGGTCGAGGGCGACGACGACGAGCTCGACAAGCAGGGCGCCGGCGACCAGGGGCTGATGTTCGGCTACGCCTCCGACGAGACGCCGACCCTGATGCCGCTGCCGATCTTCCTGGCGCACCGCCTCTCCAAGCGCCTGTCGGACGTCCGCAAGAACGGGACCATCCCCTACCTGCGCCCCGACGGTAAGACGCAGGTCACCATCGAGTACGACGGCGACAAGGCCGTCCGCCTCGACACGGTGGTCGTCTCCTCGCAGCACGCGAGCGACATCGACCTGGACTCCCTGCTGGCCCCCGACATCCGCGAGTTCGTCGTGGAGCCGGAGCTCAAGGCGCTCCTGGACGACGGCATCAAGCTCGACACCGAGAACTACCGACTCCTGGTCAACCCGACCGGCCGCTTCGAGATCGGCGGCCCGATGGGCGACGCCGGCCTCACCGGTCGCAAGATCATCATCGACACCTACGGTGGCTTCGCCCGGCACGGCGGCGGCGCGTTCTCGGGCAAGGACCCGTCCAAGGTCGACCGCTCGGCCGCCTACGCGATGCGCTGGGTGGCGAAGAACGTGGTGGCGGCGGGTCTGGCCGCCCGCTGCGAGGTCCAGGTCGCCTACGCGATCGGCAAGGCCGAGCCGGTCGGCCTCTTCGTCGAGACCTTCGGCACGGCCAAGGTGGACGTCGAGAAGATCGAGAAGGCCATCGACGAGGTCTTCGACCTGCGTCCGGCCGCGATCATCCGTGACCTCGACCTGCTCCGCCCGATCTACGCCCAGACCGCCGCCTACGGCCACTTCGGCCGGGAGCTCCCCGACTTCACCTGGGAGCGTACGGACCGCGTCGAGGCCCTGCGGAAGGCCGCGGGGCTCTGA
- a CDS encoding integration host factor has protein sequence MALPPLTPEQRAAALEKAAAARRERAEVKNRLKHSGASLHEVIKQGQENDVIGKMKVSALLESLPGVGKVRAKQIMERLGISESRRVRGLGSNQIASLEREFGSTGS, from the coding sequence GTGGCTCTTCCGCCCCTTACCCCCGAACAGCGCGCAGCCGCGCTCGAAAAGGCCGCCGCGGCTCGCCGGGAGCGGGCCGAGGTCAAGAATCGACTGAAGCACTCCGGCGCCTCGCTTCACGAGGTCATCAAGCAGGGTCAGGAAAACGACGTCATCGGCAAGATGAAGGTCTCCGCCCTCCTGGAGTCACTCCCGGGCGTGGGCAAGGTCCGCGCCAAGCAGATCATGGAGCGACTCGGCATCTCCGAGAGCCGCCGCGTGCGTGGCCTCGGCTCCAACCAGATCGCCTCCCTGGAGCGTGAGTTCGGCAGCACCGGCTCCTGA
- the rpoZ gene encoding DNA-directed RNA polymerase subunit omega gives MSSSISAPEGIINPPIDELLEATDSKYSLVIYAAKRARQINAYYSQLGEGLLEYVGPLVDTHVHEKPLSIALREINAGLLTSEAVEGPAQ, from the coding sequence GTGTCCTCTTCCATCTCCGCGCCCGAGGGCATCATCAACCCGCCGATCGACGAGCTCCTCGAGGCCACCGACTCGAAGTACAGCCTCGTGATCTACGCGGCCAAGCGGGCCCGCCAGATCAACGCGTACTACTCGCAGCTCGGCGAGGGCCTCCTCGAGTACGTCGGTCCGCTCGTCGACACCCACGTCCACGAGAAGCCGCTCTCGATCGCCCTCCGCGAGATCAACGCGGGACTGCTGACGTCCGAGGCCGTCGAGGGTCCCGCGCAGTAG
- the pyrF gene encoding orotidine-5'-phosphate decarboxylase, translating into MTPEPFGARLRRAMDERGPLCVGIDPHASLLAEWGLNDDVAGLERFSRTVVEATADRVALLKPQSAFFERFGSRGVAVLEKSVQEARAAGALVVMDAKRGDIGSTMAAYAEAFLHPDAPLFCDALTVSPYLGYGSLSPAVALARESGAGLFVLALTSNPEGGEVQHAVRADGRNIGATMLAHLAAENVGEEPLGSFGAVVGATLGDLSTYDLDINGPLLAPGVGAQGATPADLPRVFGSALRNVVPNISRGVLRQGPDVVALRDAVERFAREVRAAVAAA; encoded by the coding sequence ATGACCCCGGAGCCCTTCGGCGCGCGACTGCGTCGCGCGATGGACGAGCGCGGCCCGCTGTGCGTCGGCATCGACCCGCATGCCTCCCTGCTCGCCGAGTGGGGATTGAACGACGACGTCGCCGGCCTGGAGCGGTTCAGCCGCACGGTCGTGGAGGCGACGGCGGACCGGGTGGCCCTGCTGAAGCCGCAGAGCGCCTTCTTCGAGCGGTTCGGCTCGCGCGGGGTCGCGGTCCTGGAGAAGTCGGTGCAGGAGGCGCGGGCGGCCGGCGCGTTGGTCGTGATGGACGCCAAGCGCGGTGACATCGGCTCCACCATGGCCGCCTACGCCGAGGCCTTCCTGCACCCCGACGCCCCACTGTTCTGCGACGCCCTCACGGTGTCGCCGTACCTCGGCTACGGATCCCTGTCGCCGGCGGTGGCGCTGGCCCGCGAGAGCGGCGCCGGGCTGTTCGTGCTGGCGCTGACCTCCAACCCGGAGGGCGGCGAGGTCCAGCACGCCGTGCGGGCCGACGGCCGCAACATCGGCGCGACGATGCTGGCGCATTTGGCCGCCGAGAACGTGGGGGAGGAGCCGCTGGGCTCCTTCGGGGCGGTCGTCGGTGCCACCCTGGGCGACCTGTCGACCTACGACCTCGACATCAACGGTCCGCTCCTCGCGCCCGGTGTGGGCGCCCAGGGGGCGACGCCGGCTGACCTTCCCCGGGTCTTCGGGTCGGCGCTGCGCAATGTCGTGCCGAACATCAGCCGGGGCGTGTTGCGTCAGGGTCCCGACGTCGTCGCGCTGCGTGACGCCGTGGAGCGGTTTGCGCGAGAGGTGCGCGCCGCCGTGGCCGCCGCCTGA
- a CDS encoding quinone-dependent dihydroorotate dehydrogenase, giving the protein MYKIFFNLVFRRMDPEQAHHLAFRWIRLAARIPVLRTFVAAALAPRHKELRTEAFGLRMHGPFGLAAGFDKNAVAIDGMSMLGFDHVEIGTVTGEPQPGNPKKRLFRLVQDRALINRMGFNNEGSLVVAARLASREPVFKPVVGVNIGKTKVVPEEEAVGDYVKSTERLAPYADYLVVNVSSPNTPGLRNLQATEALRPLLSAVREAADRTVTSRRVPLLVKIAPDLADDDVDAVADLAVELGLDGIIATNTTIAREGLGLASDPSLVKETGGLSGAPLKARSLEVLRRLYARVGDRITLVGVGGVEDAEDAWQRILAGATLVQGYSAFIYEGPFWGRAIHKGLAARLRTSPYATLADAVGADVRKTA; this is encoded by the coding sequence ATGTACAAGATCTTCTTCAACCTCGTCTTCCGGCGGATGGACCCGGAGCAGGCCCACCACCTGGCCTTCCGCTGGATCCGGCTCGCCGCCCGCATCCCCGTGCTGCGCACGTTCGTCGCCGCCGCCCTCGCGCCCCGCCACAAGGAGCTGCGCACCGAGGCCTTCGGGCTGCGCATGCACGGCCCCTTCGGGCTCGCCGCCGGCTTCGACAAGAACGCCGTCGCGATCGACGGGATGTCGATGCTGGGCTTCGACCACGTCGAGATCGGCACGGTCACCGGCGAGCCGCAGCCCGGCAACCCCAAGAAGCGGCTGTTCCGGCTCGTGCAGGACCGCGCGCTCATCAACCGCATGGGGTTCAACAACGAGGGCTCGCTGGTCGTCGCGGCGCGCCTCGCCTCCCGTGAGCCGGTCTTCAAACCCGTGGTGGGCGTCAACATCGGCAAGACCAAGGTCGTACCGGAGGAGGAGGCCGTCGGCGACTACGTGAAGTCGACCGAGCGGCTCGCGCCGTACGCCGACTACCTGGTCGTGAACGTGTCCTCGCCGAACACGCCGGGGCTGCGCAACCTGCAGGCCACCGAGGCGCTGCGGCCGCTGCTGAGCGCCGTCCGGGAGGCCGCCGATCGCACGGTGACCTCGCGGCGCGTCCCGCTGCTGGTGAAGATCGCCCCGGATCTGGCGGACGACGACGTCGACGCGGTCGCCGACCTGGCCGTCGAGCTCGGCCTGGACGGGATCATCGCCACGAACACCACCATCGCGCGCGAGGGCCTCGGCCTGGCGTCCGACCCCTCCCTGGTGAAGGAGACCGGCGGTCTGTCCGGGGCGCCCCTCAAGGCCCGTTCCCTGGAGGTGCTGCGCCGCCTCTACGCGCGCGTGGGCGACCGCATCACCCTGGTGGGCGTCGGCGGCGTCGAGGACGCCGAGGACGCCTGGCAGCGCATCCTGGCCGGTGCCACGCTGGTACAGGGCTACAGCGCCTTCATCTACGAGGGGCCCTTCTGGGGCCGCGCGATCCACAAGGGGCTCGCCGCCCGCCTGCGGACGAGTCCCTACGCCACCCTCGCCGACGCGGTCGGCGCCGACGTGAGGAAGACGGCATGA
- the coaBC gene encoding bifunctional phosphopantothenoylcysteine decarboxylase/phosphopantothenate--cysteine ligase CoaBC has protein sequence MDKPKVVLGVSAGIAAYKACELLRRLTESGHDVRVVPTASALHFVGAATWSALSGHPVSTEVWDDVHEVPHVRIGQHADLVVVAPATADMLAKAAHGLADDLLTNTLLTARCPVVFAPAMHTEMWEHPATQENVATLRRRGAVVIEPAVGRLTGVDTGKGRLPDPAEIFEVCRRVLARGVREPDLAGRHVVVSAGGTREPLDPVRFLGNRSSGKQGYALARTAAARGARVTLIAANTGLPDPAGVDVVQVGTAVQLREAVLKAAADADAVVMAAAVADFRPQTYAAGKIKKKDGQEPEPIVLVRNPDILAEISADRARPNQVVVGFAAETDDVLANGRTKLRRKGCDLLVVNEVGERRTFGSEENEALVLGADGSETPVPHGPKEALAEIVWDLVTTRLT, from the coding sequence GTGGACAAGCCGAAGGTCGTTCTGGGGGTCAGTGCGGGCATCGCCGCCTACAAGGCCTGCGAGCTGCTGCGCAGACTGACGGAGTCGGGTCATGACGTCCGCGTCGTCCCCACCGCCTCCGCGCTGCACTTCGTCGGCGCCGCCACCTGGTCCGCCCTGTCCGGCCACCCCGTCTCCACGGAGGTCTGGGACGACGTCCACGAAGTCCCGCACGTCCGCATCGGTCAGCACGCCGACCTGGTGGTCGTCGCCCCCGCCACGGCCGACATGCTCGCCAAGGCCGCCCACGGCCTCGCGGACGACCTCCTCACCAACACCCTCCTCACCGCCCGCTGTCCGGTCGTCTTCGCCCCCGCGATGCACACCGAGATGTGGGAGCACCCGGCCACCCAGGAGAACGTGGCGACGCTGCGCCGCCGGGGCGCCGTCGTCATCGAACCGGCCGTCGGCCGGCTCACCGGCGTCGACACCGGCAAGGGGCGGCTGCCCGACCCGGCCGAGATCTTCGAGGTCTGCCGCCGTGTCCTGGCCAGGGGAGTGCGCGAACCCGACCTCGCCGGCCGGCATGTCGTCGTCAGCGCCGGCGGCACCCGCGAGCCCCTCGACCCGGTTCGCTTCCTCGGCAATCGCTCCTCCGGCAAGCAGGGCTACGCCCTCGCCCGCACCGCCGCCGCCCGCGGCGCCCGCGTCACGCTGATCGCCGCGAACACCGGACTGCCCGACCCGGCCGGGGTCGACGTCGTCCAGGTCGGCACGGCCGTACAACTGCGCGAGGCGGTCCTGAAGGCCGCCGCGGACGCCGACGCGGTCGTCATGGCCGCCGCGGTGGCCGACTTCCGGCCACAGACATACGCGGCGGGAAAGATCAAAAAGAAGGACGGCCAGGAACCGGAACCCATCGTTCTCGTGCGGAATCCGGACATTCTCGCGGAGATCTCCGCCGACCGGGCGCGCCCCAATCAGGTGGTTGTCGGCTTCGCCGCCGAGACCGACGACGTCCTCGCCAACGGCCGGACGAAGCTACGGCGCAAGGGGTGCGATCTGCTGGTGGTGAACGAGGTGGGGGAGCGTCGCACATTCGGCTCCGAGGAGAACGAGGCGCTTGTTCTGGGGGCCGACGGGAGTGAGACCCCGGTGCCGCACGGCCCGAAGGAGGCCCTGGCCGAAATCGTGTGGGACCTGGTGACGACCCGCCTGACCTGA
- the gmk gene encoding guanylate kinase, with protein sequence MAATFRGTTPEPPDVRPRLTVLSGPSGVGKSTVVAHMRKEHPEVWLSVSATTRKPRPGEKHGVHYFFVTDEEMDKLIANGELLEWAEFAGNRYGTPRAAVLERLESGEPVLLEIDLQGARQVRESMPEAQLVFLAPPSWEELVRRLTGRGTEPPEVIERRLEAAKIELAAEPEFDETLVNTSVEDVARELLALTDVV encoded by the coding sequence ATGGCTGCAACATTCCGGGGGACGACCCCCGAGCCCCCGGACGTACGTCCGCGGCTGACCGTGCTCTCCGGCCCCTCCGGGGTCGGCAAGAGCACGGTCGTCGCCCATATGCGCAAGGAACACCCCGAGGTCTGGCTCTCGGTGTCGGCGACGACCCGTAAGCCCCGTCCCGGTGAGAAGCACGGAGTCCACTACTTCTTCGTCACCGACGAGGAGATGGACAAGCTGATCGCCAACGGCGAGCTGCTGGAGTGGGCCGAGTTCGCCGGCAATCGCTACGGCACTCCGCGCGCCGCCGTACTGGAGCGCCTGGAGTCGGGCGAGCCGGTCCTCCTGGAGATCGACCTCCAGGGCGCCCGGCAGGTCCGTGAGTCCATGCCCGAGGCCCAGCTGGTGTTCCTGGCTCCTCCCTCCTGGGAGGAGCTCGTGCGCAGACTCACCGGGCGGGGCACCGAGCCGCCCGAGGTCATCGAGCGCCGGCTGGAGGCCGCGAAGATCGAACTCGCGGCCGAGCCGGAGTTCGACGAGACCCTGGTCAACACCTCCGTCGAGGACGTGGCGCGCGAGCTGCTAGCCTTGACGGATGTCGTGTGA
- the carB gene encoding carbamoyl-phosphate synthase large subunit, with protein MPKRTDIQSVLVIGSGPIVIGQAAEFDYSGTQACRILRAEGLRVILVNSNPATIMTDPEIADATYVEPITPEFVEKIIAKERPDALLPTLGGQTALNTAISLAENGVLQKYGVELIGANVEAINKGEDRDLFKEVVEEVRKKIGHGESARSVICHTMDEVVAGVDTLGGYPVVVRPSFTMGGAGSGFAHDEEELRRIAGQGLTLSPTTEVLLEESILGWKEYELELMRDKHDNVVVVCSIENFDPMGVHTGDSITVAPAMTLTDREYQILRDIGIAVIREVGVDTGGCNIQFAVNPEDGRVIVIEMNPRVSRSSALASKATGFPIAKIAAKLAVGYTLDEIPNDITRETPASFEPTLDYVVVKAPRFAFEKFPSADSTLTTTMKSVGEAMAIGRNFTEAFQKALRSLEKKGSQFTFVGEPGDKDELLREAVRPTDGRINTVMQAIRAGATPEEVFEFTKIDPWFVDQLFLIKETADDLAAADRLDGGLLLEAKRHGFSDQQIAEIRGLREDVVREVRHALGVRPVYKTVDTCAAEFAAKTPYFYSSYDEESEVAPREKPAVIILGSGPNRIGQGIEFDYSCVHASFALSDAGYETVMVNCNPETVSTDYDTSDRLYFEPLTLEDVLEIVHAEAQAGPIAGVVVQLGGQTPLGLAQALKDNGVPIVGTPPEAIHAAEDRGAFGRVLAEAGLPAPKHGTATTFAEAKAIADEIGYPVLVRPSYVLGGRGMEIVYDETRLSSYIAESTEISPTRPVLVDRFLDDAIEIDVDALYDGEELYLGGVMEHIEEAGIHSGDSACALPPITLGGFDIKRLRASTEAIARGVGVRGLINIQFAMAGDILYVLEANPRASRTVPFTSKATAVPLAKAAARISLGASIAELRAEGLLPATGDGGELPLDAPISVKEAVMPWSRFRDTSGRGVDTVLGPEMRSTGEVMGIDSVFGTAYAKSQAGAYGPLPTKGRAFISVANRDKRSMIFPARELVGHGFELLATSGTAEVLKRNGINATVVRKQSEGPGPNGEKTIVQLIHDGEVDLIVNTPYGTGGRLDGYEIRTAAVARSVPCLTTVQALAAAVQGIDALNHGDVGVRSLQEHAEHLTAARD; from the coding sequence GTGCCTAAGCGCACCGATATCCAGTCCGTCCTGGTCATCGGCTCCGGCCCGATCGTCATCGGCCAGGCCGCCGAGTTCGACTACTCCGGCACCCAGGCGTGCCGCATCCTGCGCGCCGAAGGCCTGCGCGTGATCCTGGTCAACTCCAACCCGGCGACGATCATGACCGACCCGGAGATCGCCGACGCCACCTACGTCGAGCCGATCACCCCCGAGTTCGTCGAGAAGATCATCGCCAAGGAGCGCCCCGACGCCCTGCTGCCCACCCTGGGCGGCCAGACGGCCCTCAACACGGCCATCTCGCTCGCCGAGAACGGCGTCCTTCAGAAGTACGGCGTCGAGCTGATCGGCGCCAATGTGGAGGCCATCAACAAGGGCGAGGACCGCGACCTGTTCAAGGAGGTCGTCGAGGAGGTCCGCAAGAAGATCGGGCACGGCGAGTCGGCCCGCTCGGTCATCTGCCACACCATGGACGAGGTCGTCGCGGGTGTGGACACCCTCGGCGGCTACCCGGTCGTCGTCCGCCCCTCCTTCACCATGGGTGGCGCCGGCTCCGGCTTCGCCCACGACGAGGAGGAGCTGCGCCGCATCGCCGGGCAGGGCCTCACCCTGTCGCCGACCACCGAGGTGCTCCTGGAGGAGTCCATCCTCGGCTGGAAGGAGTACGAGCTGGAGCTGATGCGCGACAAGCACGACAACGTCGTGGTCGTCTGCTCCATCGAGAACTTCGACCCCATGGGCGTGCACACCGGCGACTCGATCACCGTCGCGCCCGCGATGACGCTGACCGACCGCGAGTACCAGATCCTGCGTGACATCGGCATCGCCGTGATCCGCGAGGTCGGCGTCGACACCGGCGGCTGCAACATCCAGTTCGCGGTGAACCCCGAGGACGGTCGCGTGATCGTCATCGAGATGAACCCGCGCGTGTCGCGGTCCTCGGCCCTCGCCTCCAAGGCGACCGGCTTCCCCATCGCCAAGATCGCGGCCAAGCTCGCCGTCGGCTACACCCTCGACGAGATCCCCAACGACATCACGCGGGAGACCCCGGCCTCCTTCGAGCCGACGCTCGACTACGTGGTCGTGAAGGCCCCGCGCTTCGCCTTCGAGAAGTTCCCGAGCGCCGACTCCACCCTCACCACCACCATGAAGTCGGTCGGCGAGGCCATGGCCATCGGCCGCAACTTCACCGAGGCCTTCCAGAAGGCCCTGCGCTCACTGGAGAAGAAGGGCAGCCAGTTCACCTTCGTCGGCGAGCCTGGTGACAAGGACGAGCTGCTGCGCGAGGCCGTGCGGCCCACCGACGGCCGCATCAACACCGTCATGCAGGCCATCCGCGCGGGCGCCACCCCCGAGGAGGTCTTCGAGTTCACGAAGATCGACCCCTGGTTCGTCGACCAGCTCTTCCTCATCAAGGAGACCGCCGACGACCTGGCCGCCGCCGACCGGCTGGACGGCGGGCTGCTCCTCGAGGCCAAGCGGCACGGCTTCTCCGACCAGCAGATCGCCGAGATCCGCGGTCTGCGCGAGGACGTCGTGCGCGAGGTCCGGCATGCGCTGGGCGTGCGCCCGGTCTACAAGACGGTCGACACCTGCGCCGCCGAGTTCGCCGCGAAGACGCCGTACTTCTACTCCTCCTACGACGAGGAGAGCGAGGTCGCGCCCCGCGAGAAGCCCGCGGTGATCATCCTGGGCTCCGGCCCGAACCGCATCGGCCAGGGCATCGAGTTCGACTACTCCTGTGTCCACGCCTCCTTCGCGCTGTCCGACGCCGGGTACGAGACCGTGATGGTCAACTGCAACCCGGAGACCGTCTCCACGGACTACGACACCTCCGACCGCCTGTACTTCGAGCCGCTGACGCTGGAAGACGTGCTGGAGATCGTCCACGCGGAGGCGCAGGCCGGGCCGATCGCCGGTGTCGTCGTCCAGCTCGGCGGCCAGACCCCGCTCGGTCTGGCGCAGGCACTGAAGGACAACGGCGTGCCGATCGTGGGCACGCCCCCGGAGGCCATCCACGCGGCCGAGGACCGGGGCGCCTTCGGGCGCGTGCTCGCCGAGGCCGGGCTGCCGGCCCCGAAGCACGGCACGGCCACCACCTTCGCCGAGGCCAAGGCCATCGCCGACGAGATCGGCTACCCCGTACTCGTCCGGCCCTCCTACGTCCTCGGCGGCCGCGGCATGGAGATCGTCTACGACGAGACCCGGCTGTCGTCCTACATCGCCGAGTCGACCGAGATCAGCCCCACCCGCCCGGTCCTCGTCGACCGCTTCCTCGACGACGCCATCGAGATCGACGTCGACGCGCTCTACGACGGCGAGGAGCTGTACCTCGGCGGCGTCATGGAGCACATCGAGGAGGCCGGCATCCACTCCGGCGACTCGGCGTGCGCCCTGCCCCCGATCACGCTCGGCGGCTTCGACATCAAGCGTCTGCGGGCCTCGACCGAGGCCATCGCGCGCGGGGTGGGCGTCCGCGGCCTGATCAACATCCAGTTCGCGATGGCCGGCGACATCCTCTACGTGCTGGAGGCCAACCCGCGCGCGTCCCGTACGGTCCCCTTCACCTCGAAGGCGACAGCGGTGCCGCTGGCGAAGGCCGCCGCCCGGATCTCGCTGGGCGCGAGCATCGCCGAACTGCGCGCCGAGGGGCTGCTCCCGGCGACCGGCGACGGCGGCGAGCTGCCGCTGGACGCGCCGATCTCCGTCAAGGAGGCCGTGATGCCGTGGAGCCGCTTCCGGGACACCTCCGGGCGTGGCGTCGACACCGTGCTCGGCCCGGAGATGCGCTCCACCGGCGAAGTCATGGGCATCGACTCCGTCTTCGGCACGGCGTACGCCAAGTCGCAGGCGGGAGCGTACGGACCGTTGCCCACCAAGGGGCGCGCGTTCATCTCGGTCGCCAACCGCGACAAGCGCTCGATGATCTTCCCGGCGCGTGAGCTGGTCGGCCACGGCTTCGAGCTGCTCGCCACCTCCGGCACCGCCGAGGTCCTCAAGCGCAACGGCATCAACGCCACGGTCGTGCGCAAGCAGTCCGAGGGCCCCGGCCCGAACGGCGAGAAGACCATCGTCCAGCTCATCCACGACGGCGAGGTCGACCTCATCGTCAACACCCCGTACGGCACCGGCGGCCGCCTCGACGGCTACGAGATCCGTACGGCGGCCGTGGCGCGGTCGGTCCCGTGCCTGACGACGGTCCAGGCGCTCGCCGCGGCCGTCCAGGGCATCGACGCCCTCAACCACGGGGACGTGGGCGTCCGCTCGCTCCAGGAACACGCGGAACACCTGACCGCGGCCCGCGACTAG